In one Sulfuricella sp. genomic region, the following are encoded:
- a CDS encoding HAD-IA family hydrolase, producing the protein MIKAVLFDLDGTLADTALDLGFALNEQRRRHGLPPLPHEQIRPYASHGTVGLLEAGFGLSPEDQDFPGMRAEYLELYTANLCRLTCLFEGMAETLSALEQRGIAWGIVTNKPARFTNPLMAALGLSERAASIISGDTCAHPKPHPEPLLCASREVAVAPQQCAYVGDAERDMEAAIAAGMFPIVARYGYLGAEDHPDRWGAQGSIERPAELLNFL; encoded by the coding sequence ATGATCAAGGCAGTCCTGTTCGACCTCGACGGCACCCTTGCCGACACCGCGCTGGATCTGGGTTTTGCGCTCAACGAACAGCGCAGGAGACATGGCCTGCCACCACTCCCGCACGAACAGATCCGGCCCTATGCCTCCCACGGCACCGTTGGCCTGCTCGAGGCCGGCTTTGGCCTGAGCCCGGAAGATCAGGACTTCCCCGGCATGAGAGCAGAATACCTGGAGCTCTACACGGCCAATCTGTGCCGCCTTACCTGCCTGTTCGAAGGCATGGCCGAGACCCTGAGCGCTCTCGAGCAAAGAGGCATTGCGTGGGGCATCGTCACCAACAAACCCGCCCGTTTCACCAACCCGCTCATGGCGGCACTGGGCCTCTCCGAACGCGCAGCCAGCATTATCAGCGGCGACACCTGCGCCCACCCCAAACCACACCCCGAACCCCTGCTGTGCGCCAGCCGTGAAGTTGCTGTGGCACCCCAGCAATGCGCCTACGTAGGCGATGCCGAGCGCGACATGGAAGCCGCCATCGCAGCCGGCATGTTCCCCATTGTCGCTCGTTATGGCTACCTCGGCGCAGAAGATCATCCGGATCGGTGGGGTGCGCAAGGCTCCATCGAGCGCCCTGCGGAACTATTGAACTTCCTGTAA
- a CDS encoding helix-turn-helix transcriptional regulator: MANQLLIGFGLHLKKLRLERGLSQERLGMIAELDRTYISGIERGVRNVSLTNIFRIAQALNVPAAELFHSDAE, encoded by the coding sequence ATGGCGAATCAATTACTGATTGGCTTTGGTCTCCATTTAAAAAAATTGCGTCTGGAAAGAGGCCTGAGCCAAGAGCGATTAGGAATGATTGCTGAACTGGATCGCACCTACATCAGCGGTATCGAGCGTGGCGTCCGTAATGTAAGCCTAACCAACATCTTCCGCATTGCTCAAGCGTTAAACGTTCCTGCTGCCGAACTATTCCATTCGGACGCTGAATAA
- a CDS encoding DUF2075 domain-containing protein, which yields MSHRAYYSAEVVHFLIEPVDSIIGKITQNHPQSLEHLQTGAWARQIEILQDAIQPLREGHILFEMQIPRMGKRADAVLIYKNLIFVIEFKVGANRYLPQDIRQAHGYAIDLHHFHEGSHDKTIIPILVATEAKKTEFKTPVEVDHVYAPITTNQNNLYATLEHCIRHIQSCQPIQYEEWLHSAYKPTPTIIEAAQALYSNHDVDDIARNDAGDQNLGITSKAIQGIVHAARINKRKTICFVTGVPGAGKTLVGLNIATSNTSVSDDEHAVFLSGNGPLVDVLREALARDRVKRNSGTTKSEALRSVGKMIQNIHHFRDEYLMDFSKAPDERVVIFDEAQRAWDLPNTSKFMVQKRGQKSFNQSEPDFLISVMDRHEDWCVIVALIGGGQEINTGEAGLQGWIDALSAKFSDWDIHYSDKLSQIEYAGGDVCFTNVNHAYMQPSLHLATSMRSFRAEKLSHMIHHLIHNQAKDAAEYYRQFKHKFPVKITRDFNQAKAWIKAQARANETKGLIASSGAIRLKPEGIFVKNRISAADWFLNDQDDVRSCHFLEDVATEFDIQGLELDWCLVGWDADYRYRNGQFEHWKFTGTTWKQRHQEEQKRYLENAYRVLLTRARQGVVIFLPHGEDEDSTRQSEFFDDTFTYLMSCGIEILNN from the coding sequence ATGTCGCATCGCGCCTATTATTCAGCAGAGGTCGTGCACTTTCTCATAGAGCCTGTTGATTCGATCATTGGCAAAATCACACAAAATCATCCGCAGAGTTTAGAACATTTGCAAACTGGTGCATGGGCACGACAAATTGAAATTTTGCAGGATGCAATACAACCGTTGAGAGAAGGCCATATCCTTTTCGAAATGCAGATTCCCCGAATGGGGAAGCGTGCAGATGCTGTCTTGATCTACAAAAATTTAATCTTTGTCATTGAATTTAAGGTGGGGGCCAATCGATATCTACCGCAAGATATTCGACAGGCTCATGGCTACGCTATTGATTTACACCATTTTCACGAAGGTAGTCACGATAAAACAATCATTCCAATTTTAGTTGCCACCGAGGCTAAGAAAACGGAATTTAAAACGCCAGTCGAAGTGGATCATGTCTATGCCCCCATCACGACCAACCAGAACAATTTGTACGCGACACTTGAGCATTGCATCAGGCACATTCAATCTTGTCAGCCTATCCAATACGAAGAGTGGTTGCATTCTGCGTATAAGCCAACGCCAACCATAATTGAAGCAGCCCAAGCCCTATATTCAAATCATGATGTTGATGACATTGCTCGCAATGATGCCGGCGACCAAAATTTAGGCATCACTTCAAAAGCTATTCAAGGCATCGTACACGCTGCCCGCATAAACAAACGCAAGACCATCTGCTTTGTTACTGGCGTTCCCGGTGCTGGAAAAACTTTGGTCGGGCTAAATATCGCCACCTCAAACACAAGCGTCTCTGATGACGAACACGCCGTTTTTCTTTCGGGAAATGGCCCTTTAGTTGACGTATTACGTGAAGCCCTTGCAAGAGACCGGGTAAAACGTAATTCTGGCACGACTAAATCAGAAGCTTTGAGGAGCGTTGGAAAAATGATCCAAAATATTCATCATTTTAGAGATGAATATTTAATGGATTTCAGTAAGGCCCCTGATGAGAGAGTAGTAATTTTTGACGAAGCGCAACGAGCATGGGATTTGCCAAATACGTCAAAATTTATGGTGCAAAAGAGAGGGCAAAAAAGCTTCAATCAGTCAGAGCCAGACTTCCTGATCAGCGTGATGGATAGACATGAAGACTGGTGCGTTATCGTAGCCCTGATTGGCGGTGGTCAAGAAATAAACACGGGCGAGGCAGGACTACAGGGTTGGATTGACGCTTTATCAGCTAAATTTTCAGATTGGGATATACATTACTCAGACAAACTATCCCAGATTGAATATGCGGGTGGTGATGTTTGCTTTACCAACGTTAATCATGCCTATATGCAGCCAAGTTTACACTTGGCCACCTCGATGCGGTCTTTTCGTGCCGAGAAGTTGTCGCATATGATTCACCATCTGATCCACAACCAAGCAAAAGATGCCGCTGAATACTACCGACAATTCAAGCATAAGTTTCCCGTCAAAATTACCCGAGATTTCAATCAAGCGAAAGCTTGGATAAAAGCACAAGCCCGTGCCAATGAAACGAAAGGATTGATTGCATCGTCCGGCGCGATAAGACTTAAACCTGAAGGTATCTTTGTTAAGAATCGCATATCAGCTGCAGATTGGTTCTTGAATGATCAAGATGACGTTCGCTCCTGCCATTTTCTGGAAGACGTTGCCACTGAATTTGATATTCAGGGCTTGGAATTAGACTGGTGTTTAGTGGGCTGGGATGCAGATTATCGATATCGCAACGGACAATTTGAGCACTGGAAATTTACCGGGACAACTTGGAAGCAACGCCATCAAGAAGAGCAAAAGCGCTACCTAGAAAATGCCTATCGAGTTTTGTTAACGCGCGCACGCCAAGGAGTGGTGATATTTTTACCGCACGGCGAAGATGAAGACTCGACGCGGCAATCAGAATTTTTTGATGACACCTTTACCTATTTGATGAGTTGTGGCATCGAAATATTAAACAATTGA
- a CDS encoding DUF6088 family protein — MSTITKTAELIRQRIEGMPGGEPFTPTVFLECGTRASVDQTLSRLVKAGAIERVTRGVFVRPEVSRFVSKVMPEPLKVAETIAKTTGSIIQVHGAEAARRLELTTQVPTQSVFSTSGPSKRIRVGKMEIRLQHVCQRKLTLAGRPAGLALAAMWYLGKTEVTPSLIEKIRRKLSSSEFEALKSVTSSMPAWMSDAIFRHERAALNAHA, encoded by the coding sequence ATGAGCACGATCACCAAAACCGCCGAACTGATTCGTCAGCGCATCGAAGGAATGCCGGGCGGGGAACCTTTCACCCCGACAGTCTTCCTGGAGTGTGGCACGCGTGCGTCCGTCGATCAGACCCTGTCTCGTCTGGTCAAGGCGGGAGCTATCGAGCGCGTGACACGCGGTGTCTTCGTGCGGCCCGAAGTCAGCCGTTTTGTGAGCAAGGTGATGCCGGAACCGCTCAAGGTAGCCGAGACAATCGCCAAGACCACGGGCTCCATCATCCAGGTTCATGGCGCAGAAGCCGCTCGCCGGCTCGAACTCACCACGCAGGTTCCAACCCAGTCCGTGTTCTCGACCTCGGGGCCGTCCAAACGCATTCGTGTCGGCAAGATGGAGATCCGCTTGCAGCACGTCTGTCAGCGCAAGCTGACCCTGGCCGGTCGGCCTGCCGGCCTGGCCTTGGCCGCGATGTGGTACCTGGGCAAGACGGAAGTGACGCCATCATTGATCGAGAAGATCCGGCGCAAGCTCTCAAGCAGCGAATTTGAAGCACTGAAGTCCGTAACCAGCTCGATGCCAGCGTGGATGAGTGACGCCATCTTCAGGCACGAGCGTGCTGCATTGAACGCCCATGCCTGA
- a CDS encoding nucleotidyl transferase AbiEii/AbiGii toxin family protein: MLQTLFTMPGRLPMAFKGGTSLSKVFDAIARFSEDVDITLDYRGLDSSFDPFASGVSNSQLRKFSDSLKSFVREHAHGVVVPHFQEMLAAEFGVDHGRVEISDDGEQLRVHYPTVLDTAGNYVGNSVLIEFGGRNITEPNEEHVVQPDIAEYVPALEFPSLQVSVLSPARTFWEKATLMHVECQRNEFRASAERLSRHWYDLAMLADLPHGQAAVDDRALLADVVKHKKVFYNASYANYDACLVGQLRLIPEDAALAALGDDFQRMIGAGMFIGEPPAFDAIVDRLRALETAINGCSDG, translated from the coding sequence GTGTTGCAGACCCTGTTCACGATGCCAGGACGACTGCCCATGGCGTTCAAGGGCGGCACATCGCTGTCCAAGGTGTTCGATGCGATCGCCCGGTTCTCCGAGGACGTGGACATCACGCTCGACTATCGCGGGCTGGACAGCAGCTTCGATCCGTTCGCATCGGGCGTGTCGAACAGCCAACTGCGTAAGTTCAGTGATTCGCTGAAATCCTTTGTGCGCGAGCACGCCCACGGTGTCGTCGTTCCTCATTTCCAGGAGATGCTGGCAGCCGAGTTCGGCGTCGACCACGGCCGTGTCGAGATCAGCGACGACGGCGAGCAGTTGCGCGTCCACTACCCGACCGTGCTGGATACCGCCGGAAACTATGTCGGCAACAGTGTGCTGATCGAATTTGGCGGTCGCAACATCACGGAGCCGAACGAGGAACATGTTGTTCAACCTGACATTGCCGAGTACGTCCCCGCACTCGAATTTCCAAGCTTGCAAGTGAGTGTGCTGTCCCCGGCACGGACGTTCTGGGAAAAGGCGACGTTGATGCACGTCGAATGTCAGCGCAACGAGTTCCGTGCCAGCGCCGAGCGCCTGTCACGCCACTGGTACGACCTGGCGATGCTGGCCGATCTTCCCCATGGGCAGGCCGCTGTGGACGATCGTGCCCTGCTCGCAGATGTCGTCAAGCACAAGAAAGTCTTCTACAACGCCAGCTACGCCAACTATGACGCATGTTTGGTCGGGCAGCTCAGGCTAATTCCGGAAGATGCTGCGCTGGCCGCGCTGGGCGATGACTTCCAGCGCATGATCGGTGCCGGCATGTTCATCGGCGAGCCACCCGCCTTCGATGCCATCGTCGATCGCCTGCGCGCGCTGGAAACAGCGATCAATGGGTGCAGCGATGGTTGA
- a CDS encoding Fic family protein, which produces MNSGDYTYIWQANDWPNWHYDLASLAGLLADVCHAQGLLLGRLADVGMALRDQASLVALTEDVIKTSEIEGKQLDVESVRSSIARRLGVDIGALAPVDRHVEGVVEMVLDATARCDAELTQDRLFGWHAALFPTGYSGLAQIRIGTFRDDASGPMQVVSGQIGRQRVHFEAPPADLLDVEMVRFIEWINASTKDHPILKAGMAHLWFVTLHPFDDGNGRIARAIGDLLLARADGSPQRFYSLSAQIQRERRDYYDILERTQKGSLDVTPWLKWFLENLNVAVNTAQHTLDAVLAKTRFWQRWATTPLNERQVKLLNRLLDGFEGKLNSSKWAAIAKCSPDTALRDINELLAHGVLRKSAAGGRSTSYELNELAGGQHK; this is translated from the coding sequence ATGAATAGCGGAGATTACACTTACATCTGGCAAGCCAACGATTGGCCAAACTGGCATTACGACCTGGCTTCCCTGGCTGGGCTGTTAGCCGATGTCTGTCATGCCCAAGGACTGCTGCTCGGCCGTTTGGCCGACGTCGGCATGGCATTGCGCGACCAAGCCAGCCTGGTGGCATTGACCGAGGATGTCATCAAAACCAGCGAAATCGAAGGAAAGCAACTGGATGTCGAGTCCGTTCGCTCTTCCATTGCCCGCCGTCTTGGCGTCGACATCGGCGCGCTTGCGCCAGTGGATCGCCATGTTGAAGGCGTGGTCGAAATGGTGCTGGATGCGACGGCTCGTTGCGATGCAGAGCTGACCCAGGACCGGCTGTTTGGCTGGCATGCTGCCTTGTTCCCTACCGGCTATAGTGGACTTGCACAAATTCGCATCGGTACATTTCGGGACGACGCAAGCGGCCCCATGCAAGTTGTGTCCGGCCAGATTGGCCGCCAGCGGGTACATTTCGAGGCGCCACCGGCCGATTTGCTGGATGTGGAGATGGTGCGATTTATCGAATGGATTAATGCCAGTACCAAAGACCACCCGATCCTGAAGGCTGGCATGGCGCACTTGTGGTTTGTCACCCTGCACCCGTTCGACGATGGCAATGGCCGTATCGCGCGGGCTATCGGTGATCTGTTGCTGGCGCGTGCCGACGGCAGCCCTCAGCGTTTCTATAGTCTGTCGGCACAAATCCAACGGGAGCGCCGTGATTACTACGACATCCTGGAGCGAACACAAAAGGGTTCGCTGGACGTGACGCCATGGCTTAAGTGGTTTCTGGAAAACTTGAACGTAGCGGTCAATACTGCACAGCACACCCTGGATGCCGTGCTTGCCAAGACACGCTTCTGGCAACGCTGGGCCACCACACCGCTGAACGAGCGGCAAGTGAAACTGCTCAATCGCTTGCTGGATGGCTTTGAGGGCAAGCTCAACAGCAGTAAATGGGCGGCCATTGCCAAGTGCTCGCCGGACACAGCCCTGCGTGACATCAATGAGCTGCTGGCCCATGGTGTGCTGCGCAAGTCTGCGGCGGGTGGTCGTAGTACCAGCTATGAGCTGAATGAATTGGCCGGGGGGCAGCACAAGTAA
- a CDS encoding AbrB/MazE/SpoVT family DNA-binding domain-containing protein — translation MATMTVSSKGQVVLPADIRRRLGLMAGTQIEIIEESNGLRLVVSHPVKKTTLEACAGMVTAHSKGKPRRLEDFDPATLTGKAR, via the coding sequence ATGGCAACCATGACGGTTTCTTCAAAAGGACAAGTCGTATTACCCGCAGATATTCGGCGGCGCCTTGGCCTGATGGCTGGCACTCAAATAGAGATCATCGAGGAATCGAATGGATTACGGCTTGTCGTTTCCCATCCGGTCAAAAAAACCACGCTCGAGGCTTGCGCTGGCATGGTGACGGCGCATTCAAAAGGAAAGCCGCGGCGGCTGGAAGATTTCGATCCGGCGACACTTACAGGCAAGGCTCGCTAA
- a CDS encoding type II toxin-antitoxin system VapC family toxin, whose product MKAVDTNVLARFFINDPDDAEAALQKPAAVTALSSPVFVSSSVILEFEWVMRGFYELSREDVQNVFQSLCGLENVMIEDREIVLSALTTHQQGLDFADALHLARSGRCHAFLTFDQHLQKRAKAAGLAPIVEYPVP is encoded by the coding sequence ATGAAGGCGGTCGATACCAATGTGCTTGCCCGGTTCTTCATCAATGATCCGGATGACGCTGAAGCAGCATTACAGAAACCCGCTGCGGTAACCGCCCTGTCCAGCCCGGTATTTGTTTCATCATCGGTCATATTGGAATTCGAGTGGGTGATGCGAGGGTTTTACGAACTGTCACGGGAGGATGTTCAAAATGTTTTCCAGTCGCTGTGCGGACTTGAAAATGTGATGATTGAAGATAGGGAAATTGTGCTTTCTGCGTTGACAACCCATCAACAAGGGCTTGATTTTGCCGATGCACTCCATCTTGCCCGTTCAGGCCGTTGCCATGCTTTTCTCACCTTTGACCAACATTTGCAGAAACGAGCAAAGGCTGCAGGATTGGCTCCCATCGTTGAATACCCTGTGCCGTAG
- a CDS encoding helix-turn-helix transcriptional regulator, with protein MTSIRSPQQLGDALRAARKQLGLTQPQLALAAGVGVRFIVDLEAGKPTLRLENVLRVIDALGGEIQLSGLPSVAADDQGEDRGHGA; from the coding sequence ATGACATCCATACGATCACCTCAACAACTCGGCGATGCACTTCGTGCCGCTCGCAAGCAGCTCGGGCTGACGCAGCCCCAGTTAGCCCTCGCGGCAGGAGTTGGCGTGCGCTTCATCGTCGACCTTGAAGCAGGCAAGCCCACCTTGCGACTTGAAAACGTGCTGCGGGTCATTGATGCCCTGGGTGGAGAGATCCAGTTGAGCGGATTGCCCTCCGTTGCGGCCGACGATCAAGGTGAGGACCGCGGCCATGGCGCATGA
- a CDS encoding type II toxin-antitoxin system HipA family toxin yields MAHELEVWLFADRVGTLALVDGRLSFCYAPDWLSRPDAVALSNSLPLKAEPFDDRKSRPFFAGLLPEGQMRRLIAQQFQVSGQNDFALLGHIGGECAGAVTFLEPGQALPVPTRNDDVQWLSDEEVVAILDELPRRPMLAGKDGLRLSLAGAQDKLPVVFDGARIGLPLNGTPSSHILKPAIHAVEDSVINEGFCMALAEAMQLKPAKSKVHAVLDRPFLLVERYDRVVDAPEHRQRLHQEDFCQALGVVPEMKYQNEGGPDLAQCFNLVRRATRPSAPQILRLFDYVIFNALIGNHDAHAKNFSLLYSGKTPILAPFYDTLSTAVYPTLTPKMAMKIGSRYKFSEVQARHWDQFAEGVGLAKAQAKRRILELAKSLPPTALELRSAPGLGFTGKAVVERIIALIEQRCALTIRRLTGPTAENEAAAEPSA; encoded by the coding sequence ATGGCGCATGAGCTGGAAGTCTGGTTATTCGCCGACCGTGTCGGCACCCTGGCGCTGGTTGATGGTCGACTGAGTTTTTGCTATGCACCCGACTGGCTATCGCGTCCAGACGCCGTTGCCTTGTCCAACTCGCTGCCCCTGAAAGCGGAGCCGTTCGACGATCGCAAATCTCGCCCCTTCTTTGCCGGTCTGCTGCCAGAGGGGCAGATGCGCCGCCTGATTGCGCAACAGTTCCAGGTTTCTGGCCAGAACGACTTTGCGCTGCTGGGCCACATCGGTGGCGAATGCGCCGGGGCCGTGACGTTCCTTGAGCCGGGGCAGGCTTTGCCTGTGCCTACACGCAACGATGACGTTCAATGGCTGAGCGACGAGGAAGTCGTTGCCATCCTGGATGAATTGCCGCGTCGCCCCATGCTGGCAGGCAAAGACGGCTTGCGGCTTTCCCTGGCTGGTGCCCAGGACAAACTACCGGTGGTTTTCGATGGCGCCCGCATTGGGCTGCCCCTCAATGGCACGCCCAGCTCCCACATCTTGAAGCCCGCCATCCACGCCGTTGAGGACAGTGTGATCAACGAGGGATTTTGCATGGCACTGGCTGAGGCCATGCAGCTCAAGCCGGCGAAATCGAAAGTTCATGCTGTATTGGATCGCCCATTCCTGCTGGTTGAGCGCTACGACCGGGTCGTGGATGCTCCAGAGCACCGGCAACGCCTTCATCAGGAGGATTTCTGCCAGGCGCTTGGCGTGGTGCCTGAAATGAAATACCAAAATGAGGGTGGCCCCGATCTGGCCCAATGCTTCAATCTGGTGCGCCGTGCGACGCGCCCCAGTGCGCCGCAGATCCTGCGCTTGTTCGATTACGTGATCTTCAATGCGCTGATCGGCAATCATGATGCGCACGCCAAGAATTTCTCACTGCTGTACTCAGGCAAGACACCCATTCTGGCGCCGTTCTACGACACGCTATCGACAGCGGTGTATCCAACGTTGACACCGAAGATGGCGATGAAAATCGGCAGCAGGTACAAGTTCAGCGAAGTCCAGGCGCGGCACTGGGATCAGTTTGCAGAAGGCGTAGGCCTTGCCAAGGCACAGGCTAAAAGACGCATTCTGGAGTTGGCAAAGTCACTGCCACCCACCGCGCTCGAACTCCGATCTGCCCCCGGACTCGGCTTTACCGGAAAGGCAGTGGTTGAACGAATCATTGCCTTGATTGAACAACGCTGCGCTCTGACGATTCGGCGGCTCACCGGCCCCACCGCCGAAAATGAAGCGGCCGCCGAACCATCTGCCTGA
- a CDS encoding NAD(P)/FAD-dependent oxidoreductase has protein sequence MSSFDVIVIGAGAAGMMCAAQAGMRGRRVLLLDHGAKLGERIRISGGGRCNFSNRSVGAENYLSQNAHFCRSALARFSQHDFIKMVERRRIPYHEREHGQLFCDDSAQDIIDMLKDACDDAGVQWAMSCAVRQVTRIEGMDGMRFAVAMERGTFRCQSLVVATGGLAVPQIGASPFGYRLAEQFGLAVVAPKPALVPLALAPETLAPLKPLAGSTLDAATLCNGGSFRENVLLTHRGLSGPAILQISSYWQMQEYGGGKRQPIEIDLLPDIDAAAWLAEHRHSKALLSRLLTEHLPRRFAHEWCALFGWERPINELSRRDIGTIAEALKGWALMPSGTLGYAKAEVTLGGVDTNALSSRTMEAKALPGLFFIGEVVDVTGWLGGYNFQWAWSSGWVAGQFS, from the coding sequence TTGAGTTCATTCGATGTCATCGTGATCGGCGCCGGCGCCGCCGGCATGATGTGTGCGGCGCAGGCAGGCATGCGCGGGCGGCGCGTGCTGCTGCTCGACCATGGCGCAAAGCTCGGCGAGCGCATTCGCATTTCGGGCGGTGGGCGCTGCAACTTCAGCAACCGCAGCGTGGGGGCGGAAAATTATCTGTCGCAGAATGCGCACTTCTGCCGCTCTGCCCTGGCCCGCTTTTCCCAGCACGATTTCATCAAGATGGTGGAGCGCCGCCGCATTCCTTACCACGAGCGCGAGCACGGCCAGCTTTTCTGCGACGATTCGGCGCAGGACATCATCGACATGCTGAAGGACGCCTGCGACGACGCCGGGGTGCAATGGGCCATGTCCTGCGCCGTGCGGCAGGTGACACGGATCGAGGGCATGGACGGCATGCGCTTTGCCGTGGCCATGGAGCGCGGCACCTTCCGCTGCCAGTCGCTGGTCGTCGCCACGGGCGGCCTGGCGGTGCCACAAATCGGGGCCAGTCCCTTCGGCTACAGGCTGGCGGAGCAGTTCGGCCTGGCCGTGGTGGCGCCAAAACCGGCACTGGTGCCGCTGGCCTTGGCACCCGAAACACTGGCTCCGCTCAAGCCGCTAGCCGGTTCCACGCTCGACGCCGCGACACTGTGCAATGGCGGTTCATTCCGCGAAAATGTCTTGCTCACTCACCGCGGGCTTTCCGGGCCGGCCATCCTGCAGATTTCCAGTTACTGGCAGATGCAGGAATACGGCGGCGGCAAACGGCAGCCGATCGAGATCGACCTGCTGCCTGATATCGACGCGGCAGCCTGGCTGGCTGAACACCGCCACAGCAAGGCACTGCTTTCCAGGCTGCTGACGGAACACCTGCCGCGCCGTTTCGCGCATGAATGGTGCGCGCTGTTCGGCTGGGAGCGGCCGATCAATGAACTATCCAGGCGTGACATTGGCACCATAGCCGAGGCGCTCAAGGGCTGGGCCCTGATGCCTTCCGGTACGCTGGGTTATGCCAAGGCAGAGGTGACGCTAGGCGGGGTGGATACCAATGCGCTGTCTTCCAGAACCATGGAAGCCAAGGCGCTGCCGGGGCTCTTTTTTATCGGCGAAGTGGTGGACGTCACCGGCTGGCTGGGGGGCTACAACTTCCAGTGGGCATGGTCATCGGGCTGGGTCGCAGGGCAGTTTTCCTAG
- a CDS encoding N-acetylmuramoyl-L-alanine amidase yields MFKPASEHEQPLSAWKLSRRSLFSLCGLGLLWATFLLALFAVNTVNAAPVVTAARVWPAAEYTRITLELSQPVKFSFSSIKDPERLVLDLEGVEPNAVLSGLSAMIGNADPYVRLVRVGRFKPNVVRVVLDLKSEVKPSVFTLPPVGEYGNRLVVDIYPLQAIDPLMALVTSPRQAAGGMPEEAQGEEKVAMAPPAPALPAVAQPVPEAVEQPKEVMTEWKKESVAKPAKANKHKSDLQVTRLVTIAIDAGHGGEDPGARGARGTNEKDVTLSIAKRLKDIVDNEPNMRGVLIRDGDYFIPLNGRVLKARKVSADLFVSIHADAFTRPEARGSSVYALSERGATSAAARWLAKKENDADLIGGVNLDVKDPYLARTLLDLSQTATINDSLKLGKAVLGELGGINALHKGAVEQASFAVLKSPDIPSILVETAFISNPEEERRLNDDAYQDKMAKAILAGIRSYFTKNPPLAKSRLAQAD; encoded by the coding sequence ATGTTTAAACCGGCTTCAGAACATGAACAACCTCTGAGTGCGTGGAAATTATCCCGCCGCAGCCTGTTTTCGCTGTGCGGCCTGGGATTGCTGTGGGCAACGTTTCTACTGGCCCTGTTTGCGGTGAATACGGTAAACGCGGCACCCGTGGTTACCGCAGCACGGGTCTGGCCTGCTGCTGAATATACGCGTATCACCCTGGAGCTTTCCCAGCCCGTCAAGTTTTCCTTCTCCTCCATCAAGGATCCAGAACGTCTAGTGCTCGATCTTGAAGGTGTCGAACCCAATGCTGTTCTGAGCGGGCTTTCAGCCATGATCGGAAATGCCGACCCCTACGTCAGGCTGGTTCGTGTAGGGCGTTTCAAGCCCAATGTGGTACGCGTGGTGCTGGATCTTAAAAGTGAGGTCAAACCATCGGTATTCACGCTTCCTCCTGTTGGCGAATACGGCAACCGGCTGGTCGTCGATATTTATCCATTGCAGGCGATTGACCCCCTGATGGCGCTCGTGACTTCGCCTCGCCAGGCTGCGGGTGGCATGCCGGAGGAGGCGCAGGGAGAAGAAAAAGTGGCTATGGCGCCACCCGCTCCAGCTCTCCCCGCAGTGGCTCAACCTGTTCCGGAAGCAGTTGAACAGCCAAAAGAAGTCATGACGGAGTGGAAAAAAGAGAGCGTCGCAAAGCCCGCCAAGGCGAATAAACACAAATCCGATCTGCAGGTCACCCGGCTGGTCACGATTGCCATTGACGCCGGGCATGGCGGCGAAGATCCTGGCGCGCGCGGTGCGCGTGGCACAAACGAAAAAGATGTAACGCTCTCGATTGCCAAACGCCTCAAGGACATCGTGGACAATGAGCCCAATATGCGTGGTGTGCTGATCCGGGACGGCGATTACTTCATTCCACTCAACGGCAGGGTTCTCAAAGCGCGTAAAGTCAGCGCGGACCTGTTTGTATCCATTCATGCCGATGCCTTCACCCGCCCCGAGGCGCGTGGCTCATCGGTATATGCGCTGTCGGAGCGCGGTGCCACCTCGGCTGCGGCGCGCTGGCTGGCAAAGAAAGAAAATGATGCCGATCTGATCGGTGGCGTTAACCTGGATGTGAAAGATCCCTATCTGGCGCGTACCCTGCTTGATCTGTCGCAGACCGCGACCATCAACGACAGCCTGAAGCTGGGCAAGGCGGTGCTGGGGGAGCTGGGTGGGATCAATGCCTTGCACAAGGGCGCAGTGGAACAGGCAAGCTTCGCGGTTCTCAAGTCGCCCGATATCCCCTCCATTCTGGTGGAAACGGCGTTTATCTCCAACCCGGAGGAAGAGCGGCGCCTCAATGATGATGCCTACCAGGACAAAATGGCCAAAGCCATTCTTGCCGGGATTCGCAGTTACTTCACCAAGAATCCTCCGCTGGCCAAGTCCAGGCTGGCCCAGGCAGACTAG